The Odocoileus virginianus isolate 20LAN1187 ecotype Illinois chromosome 12, Ovbor_1.2, whole genome shotgun sequence genome has a segment encoding these proteins:
- the LOC110140233 gene encoding RIMS-binding protein 3A-like has product MTKDSPSPADGGRAASQKPANPGPAAAAALEEQRRELEKLRAELEAERARGREERRRFSAGARQLRQEAERERQQLADHLRSQWEAQRSRELRQLREDVLREREAEIRQLLRWKEAEMRQLQQVLRRERDGVARQARELQRQLAEELLSRGYGGGRARPPDDAGARCRCRLQEVLAQLRWETHGEQASRIRHLQAALDVERRLFLKYILEHFHWNPALPSAPDPPLPLGKPPREAATKAARGLGARDSLSAGVRARSRSLDRVPAARARSPDSPLPARARSLDSLAPEGPRPSLDGSPSHPRAPESSSPDASLSGSLRPLPPPPPPPSERQTPSNLREGEEAGSRPREAPSPPPPGPDHRELLRRNSELSEALQELARRCSSLREENLRLRRLGLPDEADEKAKQLKGKRAELTGLARRLEDRARKLQEANLRAVSAPVPGESLAGLELCQALALQRARGLSEQASALLAKDKQIEELRQECHLLQARVASGLGPLLGEGAASAQWLSIGDLDRLQRESQREVLRLQWQLTLQQAAGGARAGAGGQSASREAARRQVQALERQLSARRQECEELGAQVAAAHRRGQEAEAQLQVALREGAWLAKENARLQAQADWTRKVAAENEDVRGQLGRACRQRDAAGLLAEQLLQQVAQRQDWQQQLQRDLQKVLCDLQAAQDEIWTLQGQPGHPPRDDPGTELQPGPANPASPPPSGDKQGRKEDLLLENPAALGEPARGPQAPDSRSQPLDSRPQPQRTGSQSNSSSEVESTWATVPSCPTLDADTASEAEDLEPDSLPSTLEAGGLEVSVATPKLKIFLARYSYNPFEGPNEHPESELPLTPGAHVYVFGDMDKDGFYEGELEDGRRGLVPSNLVEQIPDGDIWGCLPSESPDRGPTRLPAAGQGQAWKDDPSPGFLPGQAQTAVNREPCPVARVGSRMEVATEVSDTTMEASRPGAQESRDRRGSSNSPPGTIRIPHTACVHLQLLSVAATSAEVAWVGGSHPHTVYLDNRERALTPMGVNGYTFRHLQPGTRHQARVEVHPPCDSQQACQEVSSTVTFETPLAGPPHPPLDVLVERHASPGLLVVSWLPVTIDPAGSSNGVPVTGYAVYADGLKVAEVAEATAGSTLLELSQLPRPATCQKISVRTMSLCGESLDSVPAQIPHDCVTCLHWPEMSPFSYTWEHPSAVSGSFPICPRRLGPASLSAKARPRAPRSCGEPRAKCREAFPEEPPRRWSPETRLISEGEGPSAGSSSQAQGPAEARKPSRKDQLFEKRPQNHRPPLLRGQPGGEGTQDRWVLTSPNPAPGVLRLSPEPAPGNEPCQEKATFGKVLRQKADAITSIPPKPGGSQQSASDFCGTRQEDAWGAEGRERRPALHGPSTRGQALGAGAVGRLQGPGSAPCPARSSKALGTPRGATPPPGTSVGPLAGIFVTLPDYEPPAVSTTPEAAGGELALRKGRPRRAGRSQDPHSFCHSECSGLVGSIAGHLVAEVDAGREWTDGRGRWHLPGHLDDFGGLAGPQGSSPLPQGSPGRTSSSLWTPKTMVAALDYDPGDWLAGGPVKGQLSLRAGDVVTVHGPVDDKGFYYGELGGHRGLVPAHLLDYTSLQE; this is encoded by the coding sequence ATGACCAAGGACTCGCCCAGCCCTGCGGACGGCGGCCGCGCAGCCTCCCAGAAGCCGGCGAATCCgggcccggcggcggcggcggcgctggAGGAGCAGCGGCGGGAGCTGGAGAAGCTGCGGGCGGAGCTGGAGGCGGAGCGGGCGCGCGGGCGGGAGGAGCGGCGGCGCTTCTCGGCCGGGGCGCGGCAGCTGCGACAGGAGGCGGAGCGAGAGCGGCAGCAGCTGGCGGACCACCTGCGCTCCCAGTGGGAGGCGCAGCGAAGCCGGGAGCTGCGGCAGCTGCGGGAGGACGTGCTGCGGGAGCGCGAGGCCGAGATCCGGCAGCTGCTTCGCTGGAAGGAGGCCGAGATGCGGCAGCTGCAGCAGGTGCTGCGCCGGGAGCGCGACGGCGTGGCGCGCCAGGCCCGGGAGCTGCAGCGCCAGCTGGCCGAGGAGCTGCTTAGCCGCGGCTACGGCGGCGGCCGCGCGCGGCCGCCCGACGACGCGGGCGCGCGGTGCCGGTGCCGCCTGCAGGAGGTCCTGGCTCAGCTGCGCTGGGAGACGCACGGAGAGCAGGCCTCGCGCATCCGCCACCTGCAGGCCGCGCTCGACGTGGAGCGCCGGCTGTTTCTCAAGTACATCCTGGAGCACTTTCACTGGAACCCCGCCCTGCCCAGCGCCCCCGACCCCCCTCTTCCATTGGGAAAGCCGCCCCGCGAGGCCGCCACCAAGGCCGCACGCGGACTCGGAGCCCGGGACAGCCTCAGCGCGGGCGTCCGCGCGCGCTCCCGCTCCCTCGATCGGGTTCCCGCGGCGCGCGCCCGCTCCCCCGACAGCCCGCTCCCGGCGCGCGCCCGCTCGCTCGACTCCCTGGCGCCGGAGGGTCCCCGCCCCTCGCTTGACGGCAGCCCGAGTCACCCCAGGGCCCCCGAGTCGTCCTCGCCAGACGCTTCCCTCTCGGGCTCCCTGAGAcccctgccgccgccgccgccgccaccatcGGAGCGCCAGACACCTAGCAACCTGCGAGAGGGGGAAGAGGCGGGGAGCCGGCCCCGCGAAGCCCCGAGCCCCCCACCGCCCGGCCCGGACCATCGCGAGCTGCTGAGGCGGAACTCGGAGCTGTCGGAGGCGCTGCAGGAGCTGGCGCGTCGCTGCTCCAGCCTCCGCGAGGAGAACCTACGGCTGCGGCGCTTGGGCCTCCCCGACGAGGCGGACGAGAAAGCAAAGCAGCTCAAGGGGAAGCGCGCCGAGCTGACCGGTCTCGCTCGGCGCCTGGAGGACCGGGCCCGCAAGCTGCAGGAGGCCAATCTGCGGGCCGTGAGCGCGCCGGTGCCCGGAGAGAGCCTCGCGGGCCTGGAGCTTTGCCAGGCCTTGGCCCTCCAGCGTGCACGGGGCCTGTCCGAGCAGGCGAGCGCGCTTCTGGCCAAGGACAAGCAGATCGAAGAACTGAGGCAAGAGTGCCACCTGCTGCAGGCGCGCGTCGCCTCGGGCCTCGGCCCGCTACTCGGAGAGGGCGCCGCCAGCGCCCAGTGGCTCAGCATCGGCGATCTGGACCGGCTGCAGCGCGAGTCCCAGCGGGAGGTGCTGCGCCTGCAATGGCAGTTGACGCTGCAGCAGGCCGCCGGCGGCGCCCGCGCGGGGGCGGGAGGCCAGAGCGCGTCCCGCGAGGCGGCGCGGCGCCAAGTGCAGGCGCTGGAGCGCCAGCTGAGCGCGCGGCGGCAGGAGTGCGAGGAGCTGGGCGCGCAGGTGGCGGCGGCGCATCGGCGGGGCCAGGAGGCCGAGGCGCAACTGCAGGTGGCGCTCCGCGAGGGCGCCTGGCTGGCCAAGGAGAACGCGCGGCTGCAGGCTCAGGCGGACTGGACGCGGAAGGTCGCGGCGGAGAACGAGGACGTGCGCGGGCAGCTGGGCCGCGCGTGCCGGCAGCGCGACGCCGCCGGCCTGCTGGCTGAACAGCTGCTGCAGCAGGTGGCGCAGAGGCAGGActggcagcagcagctgcagcgcgACCTGCAGAAGGTCCTGTGTGATCTCCAGGCTGCCCAGGACGAGATCTGGACGCTGCAGGGTCAGCCTGGCCACCCACCCAGGGACGACCCGGGGACCGAGCTGCAGCCAGGGCCTGCGAACCCGGCGTCCCCTCCGCCCAGCGGAGACAaacaggggaggaaggaagaccTCCTGCTGGAAAACCCAGCTGCCCTTGGGGAGCCAGCCCGGGGCCCCCAAGCTCCAGACTCCCGCAGCCAGCCTCTGGACTCCAGGCCCCAGCCCCAGAGAACCGGCTCCCAGTCGAATTCCTCCTCAGAGGTGGAGTCCACGTGGGCCACAGTGCCCTCCTGCCCTACTCTGGATGCCGACACAGCCAGCGAGGCTGAGGACCTGGAGCCGGACAGCCTGCCCTCGACCCTGGAGGCGGGGGGCTTGGAGGTCTCCGTGGCCACCCCCAAGCTCAAAATCTTCCTGGCTCGGTACAGCTACAACCCATTTGAGGGGCCCAACGAGCACCCTGAGAGTGAGCTGCCGCTCACGCCTGGGGCCCACGTGTACGTCTTCGGCGACATGGACAAGGACGGCTTCTATGAAGGGGAGCTTGAGGACGGCAGGCGGGGGCTGGTGCCTTCCAACCTGGTGGAGCAGATCCCCGACGGCGACATCTGGGGCTGCTTGCCCAGTGAGTCCCCAGACCGAGGCCCCACTCGGCTCCCGGCGGCTGGGCAGGGCCAAGCTTGGAAGGATGACCCCAGTCCCGGCTTCTTACCTGGGCAAGCCCAGACGGCAGTGAACAGAGAGCCGTGCCCAGTGGCGAGGGTGGGCTCTAGGATGGAAGTGGCAACAGAGGTCTCAGACACCACGATGGAAGCCAGCCGGCCGGGCGCCCAGGAGAGCAGGGACAGGCGGGGGTCCTCCAACTCTCCTCCGGGGACCATCAGGATCCCTCACACGGCCTGCGTGCACCTCCAGCTGCTGAGTGTCGCGGCCACGTCGGCCGAGGTCGCCTGGGTGGGTGGCAGCCACCCTCACACGGTGTACCTGGACAACCGGGAGCGTGCCCTGACCCCCATGGGCGTGAATGGCTACACCTTCCGCCACCTGCAGCCTGGCACGAGGCACCAGGCCCGGGTAGAGGTGCATCCCCCCTGCGACTCGCAGCAGGCCTGCCAAGAGGTGTCCTCCACCGTCACCTTCGAGACACCCTTGGCGGGGCCCCCCCACCCTCCGCTGGACGTGCTGGTGGAGCGCCACGCCTCACCGGGCCTCCTGGTGGTCAGCTGGCTCCCCGTGACCATCGACCCAGCTGGGTCCTCCAACGGAGTCCCGGTCACCGGGTACGCCGTGTATGCTGACGGGCTCAAGGTGGCGGAAGTGGCCGAGGCCACCGCGGGGAGCACGCTGCTGGAACTCTCCCAGCTCCCGCGGCCCGCGACGTGCCAGAAGATCTCAGTGAGAACCATGTCGCTCTGCGGCGAGTCCCTGGATTCCGTGCCCGCCCAGATCCCTCACGATTGCGTCACGTGTCTCCACTGGCCAGAGATGTCGCCCTTCAGCTACACCTGGGAACACCCGTCTGCTGTCAGCGGGAGCTTCCCCATCTGCCCTCGGAGGCTGGGTCCGGCATCCCTGAGTGCCAAGGCCCGCCCTCGTGCCCCCCGAAGCTGCGGGGAGCCCCGGGCCAAGTGTCGCGAAGCATTCCCTGAAGAACCCCCAAGGAGGTGGTCCCCGGAGACCAGACTGATTTCAGAAGGAGAAGGTCCCAGTGCAGGCTCAAGCAGCCAAGCCCAGGGGCCCGCGGAAGCCCGGAAGCCCTCCAGAAAGGACCAGCTCTTTGAGAAGCGTCCCCAGAACCACAGGCCACCTCTGCTCCGGGGCCAGCCCGGCGGGGAAGGGACCCAGGATCGGTGGGTGCTCACCAGCCCAAACCCTGCTCCGGGAGTCCTCCGTCTGTCCCCTGAGCCTGCGCCTGGCAACGAGCCGTGCCAGGAGAAGGCCACCTTTGGGAAAGTCCTCAGACAAAAGGCAGACGCCATCACGTCCATTCCTCCCAAGCCGGGCGGCAGCCAACAATCCGCGTCTGACTTCTGCGGCACTCGGCAGGAGGATGCGTGGGGTGCAGAGGGGCGAGAGCGAAGACCGGCACTCCATGGCCCGAGCACACGTGGTCAGGCTCTGGGGGCTGGGGCCGTGGGCCGGCTCCAGGGGCCTGGCTCGGCGCCCTGTCCTGCCCGGTCCAGCAAGGCCCTCGGGACACCCAGGGGTGCCACCCCGCCGCCGGGGACAAGCGTGGGTCCTCTGGCTgggatctttgtgaccctccCTGATTACGAGCCCCCGGCCGTGTCCACCACCCCCGAGGCTGCAGGGGGCGAGCTGGCCCTCCGGAAAGGGCGGCCACGGAGAGCGGGGCGCTCTCAGGACCCCCATAGCTTCTGTCACAGTGAATGCAGTGGGCTGGTGGGCAGCATCGCCGGTCACCTGGTGGCCGAGGTGGATGCGGGCAGGGAGTGGACTGATGGCCGTGGCAGGTGGCATTTGCCGGGGCACCTGGATGACTTCGGGGGGCTCGCTGGCCCTCAGGgctcctctcccctgccccaggggagCCCCGGAAGGACCTCCTCCTCACTCTGGACTCCAAAGACCATGGTGGCAGCTCTGGACTATGACCCGGGGGACTGGCTGGCAGGGGGCCCTGTGAAGGGCCAGCTGTCACTGAGGGCAGGGGATGTGGTCACGGTCCACGGACCCGTGGATGACAAGGGCTTCTACTACGGGGAATTGGGCGGCCACAGAGGCCTGGTCCCCGCCCACCTGCTGGACTACACGTCCCTCCAGGAGTGA